A stretch of the Odontesthes bonariensis isolate fOdoBon6 chromosome 5, fOdoBon6.hap1, whole genome shotgun sequence genome encodes the following:
- the atad2 gene encoding ATPase family AAA domain-containing protein 2 isoform X4 — protein MVILRSSSGSGSVGAEPVATTPKRRTVDLDASSEFLSLIPASQRKPARLTRSSRSLNDSFSSPENNSVNGHADLKQEDGSGVHHSPRTRGQRLKLEVSFTDMEPKTSSPMDGDKVEGCCTRKSSRLQRDGKTSSGKQQAEVPDEVEGSSTPKRSRFNLRSRDVEEEEEEEEEDGSVRRSSRITRYKLNSRNQSVLYDRLITNTAEAVLQKMDDMQKMRRRLRSKDTKEEQLGLYGGRMRSSLRTNAGSKKTEENNQGGGEDDHDEEEEEDGEDDEEEEEEEEEEVVEEEEEDEEEDDEDGEDEEEENQCRYDFRQRKTVVRYQAPQDEPREPRKSSMYFKEHSSPTRRRFRFSSTAPRSPYNRRRPSRSSSDRRRHAIHSSDSTSSSSDDEKFQRRRSKNRSRSVNRCLPMNLVKEDLLGIQKDRMKIGASLADVDPMHIDKTVRFDSIGGLSRHILALKEMVVFPLLYPEVFERFKIQPPRGCLFYGPPGTGKTLVARALANECSQGERKVSFFMRKGADCLSKWVGESERQLRLLFDQAYQMRPSIIFFDEIDGLAPVRSSRQDQIHSSIVSTLLALMDGLDSRGEVVVIGATNRLDSIDPALRRPGRFDREFLFGLPDREARKDILKIHTRQWTPPPSDTFLEELADKCVGYCGADIKAVCSEAALCALRRRYPQIYSSSQKLVLDVNSIVITSKDFMCAMSKMVPAAQRAVVSPAKALIPAICPLLSSTLKNILHTVSRVFPHAEQGLKRRRGQDVACGVSDDDQMFSEEEEDSEVSSSGPTSQSHLKIPAANGLQNLNRSVLSQPTSYRPRLLLEGRPGSGQTSHLAPAVLHALEKFTVYTLDMAVLFGTSATTPEETCAQIFVEAKRTSPSILYIPHIGQWWDTVGSALRATFLSLLSSIPAFSPILLLATCSLHYDQLSMEVQELFRVEYGEVFHIQVPTSKERRDFFEDVIINQAAKAPASRKKAVLHALEVLPVASPPPPRQLTEEESQRLDEQEEDTLRELRLFLRDVTNRLSQDKRFKAFTKPVDLEEVPDYAEVIKKPMDLSTVLSKIDFHQYGTVKEFLTDVDLIWQNALEYNPDRDPSDRQIRHRACALKDSVHAMIREELDEDFEKICEEIKESHRTRGCSTTRFTPSFYHVLPKQPKPPAEANVTDLIPQREPNGSTVTAVSNVTVVATPKNAVQKRKRRKKRWSNGYIAKKKSSPHVSRDDSQLGSDEDEEDGEDEDEVEKGGGAEHHEDDEAEKGQSVVETEPETVAPQEGSSGPNAKQQNSQEEVVQREEMKAATEDEVVLCEKEETENDSQAQNEKDKAVSLQSGLSENENNRGDENHETASVNINKDSHTETEGDPQNTTTEETITQNQSETQIVRSQSAEEEPDSKMVTVEEAKLTPAEPMEVDTTEAFTTDAATTGETDTGTECNVRRMTQALKNSVLQQQIISVDKAVQVLERETCPLVVDRDKLKELLERVVSRTEGYEVYKLEKLYALLCQSIYRHRRDYNKTALIQELEQEIEDFC, from the exons ATGGTGATACTAcgcagcagcagcggcagcggCAGCGTCGGAGCTGAGCCGGTGGCGACTACCCCAAAGAGGAGGACGGTTGATCTGGACGCGAGCTCCGAGTTTCTGTCGCTTATTCCCGCGTCTCAGAGAAAGCCCGCTCGGCTCACCCGGTCTTCCCGGTCCCTGAACGACAGCTTTAGTAGCCCTGAAAACAACTCTGTGAAT GGGCATGCTGATCTGAAGCAGGAGGATGGAAGTGGTGTCCATCACTCTCCTAGGACCAGAGGACAAAGGCTTAAACTAGAGGTCTCTTTTACTGACATGGAGCCAAAGACCAGCTCTCCTATGGACGGGGACAAAGTTGAAGGTTGCTGCACCAG GAAATCCTCCAGGCTGCAGAGAGACGGTAAAACATCCAGTGGAAAGCAGCAAGCAG AGGTTCCAGATGAAGTGGAGGGGTCATCCACTCCAAAGAGGAGTCGGTTTAACCTACGGAGCCGAGAtgttgaggaagaggaggaggaggaggaggaagatgggTCAGTGCGGCGAAGCTCTCGAATCACCAGATACAAACTGAATTCCCGGAACCAGTCAGTTCTCTATGACCGCCTCATCACCAA CACTGCTGAAGCTGTTCTCCAAAAGATGGATGACATGCAGAAGATGAGACGCAGGCTGAGGAGCAAAGACACTAAAGAAGAG CAGCTGGGCCTATACGGTGGCAGAATGAGAAGTTCTCTAAGGACAAATGCAGGGAGCAAAAAAACTGAGGAGAATAACCAAG GTGGGGGTGAAGATGAtcatgatgaagaggaggaagaagatggagaagatgatgaggaggaagaggaggaggaggaggaggaggtggtggaggaggaggaggaagacgaagaagaagatgatgaggATGGCgaggatgaggaagaagaaaaccAATGTCGTTATGACTTTCGGCAAAGAAAGACTGTGGTTCGCTACCAGGCCCCACAAGACG AACCCAGAGAGCCCAGAAAGAGCAGCATGTACTTCAAAGAGCACTCATCTCCCACCAGACGCAGGTTCAGATTCAGCTCCACAGCCCCCAGGAGCCCCTACAACAGGAGGAGACCCAGCCG GAGTAGTTCAGATCG AAGGAGACATGCCATCCATAGCAGCGACTCCACATCCTCTTCTTCAGACGATGAGAAGTTCCAGAGACGCAGGAGTAAGAACAGGAGCAGGTCGGTCAACAG ATGTCTGCCAATGAACCTTGTTAAAGAAGACCTGCTGGGGATCCAGAAGGACAGGATGAAGATCGGAGCCAGCCTTGCTGATGTGGACCCCATGCACATAGACAAGACG GTGCGCTTTGACAGCATTGGAGGTTTGAGCAGACACATTTTAGCTCTGAAGGAGATGGTGGTGTTCCCTCTGCTTTACCCAGAGGTCTTTGAGAGGTTCAAGATTCAACCACCaag GGGCTGCCTATTTTACGGTCCTCCTGGCACTGGGAAAACCCTGGTTGCCAGAGCTCTGGCCAATGAGTGCAGTCAGGGAGAAAGAAAGGTTTCATTCTTTATGAGGAAGGGAGCCGACTGTCTTAGTAAGTGGGTGGGAGAATCTGAGAGACAGTTACGACTACTGTTTGACCAG GCTTATCAGATgcgtccatccatcatcttctttGATGAAATTGATGGTTTGGCTCCTGTCAGGTCCAGCCGCCAGGACCAGATCCACAG TTCAATTGTGTCGACCCTCCTGGCTCTGATGGATGGAttggacagcagaggagaagTTGTGGTTATTGGAGCTACAAACAGACTGGACTCCATCGACCCAGCTCTGAGAAGACCGGGACGGTTTGATAGAGAGTTCCTCTTTGGCCTGCCAGACCGAGAA GCAAGAAAGGACATTTTGAAGATCCACACAAGACAATGGACTCCTCCGCCCTCTGACACTTTCCTGGAGGAACTTGCTGATAAATGTGTCG GGTATTGTGGAGCAGATATCAAGGCAGTGTGTTCAGAGGCAGCCCTGTGTGCTCTGCGACGTCGCTACCCACAGATCTACTCGTCGTCACAGAAACTTGTACTGGATGTGAACTCCATTGTCATCACTAGCAAAGACTTTATGTGCGCAATGTCCAAGATGGTGCCGGCTGCCCAGAG GGCAGTTGTGTCACCAGCTAAAGCCTTGATACCTGCCATCTGTCCTCTGCTGAGCTCCACCTTGAAGAACATCCTCCACACAGTCAGCAGAGTGTTCCCACATGCTGAGCAGGGCttaaagaggaggagaggacaaG aTGTGGCCTGTGGAGTGTCTGATGATGACCAGATGTTTAGTGAGGAGGAAGAAGACTCTGAGGTCTCCTCCAGTGGACCGACCTCTCAGTCTCACCTCAAAATACCTGCTGCTAATGGCCTCCAGAACCTCAACAG AAGCGTGTTGAGCCAGCCGACCTCCTACCGTCCCAGGCTTCTGCTGGAGGGCAGACCAGGCTCAGGTCAGACCTCCCATTTGGCTCCTGCTGTTCTCCATGCCCTGGAAAAATTCACCGTGTACACTCTGGACATGGCTGTGCTGTTTGGAACCAGTGCTACGACCCCTGAGGAAACCTGTGCGCAG ATTTTTGTTGAAGCCAAGCGCACATCTCCCAGTATCCTGTACATCCCCCACATTGGACAGTGGTGGGACACAGTGGGTTCTGCCTTAAGAGCTACCTTCTTGAGCCTCCTTAGCTCCATCCCCGCCTTCTCTCCTATTCTGCTGTTGGCTACATGCAGCCTCCATTATGACCAACTCAGTATGGAG GTGCAGGAGTTGTTTCGGGTTGAATATGGAGAGGTTTTTCATATCCAGGTCCCCACCAGCAAGGAGAGACGGGACTTCTTTGAGGATGTAATTATCAACCAGGCTGCAAAAGCCCCTGCCTCAAGAAAGAAAGCTG TGCTCCATGCTTTGGAGGTGCTTCCAGTTGCCTCTCCACCTCCCCCACGCCAGCTAACAGAAGAGGAGAGCCAGCGATTGGACGAGCAAGAAGAAGACACCCTCAGGGAACTTCGTCTCTTTTTGCGTGATGTCACAAATCGCCTGTCCCAAGATAAACGTTTCAAAGCTTTTACAAAGCCTGTGGATTTAGAGGAG GTTCCAGATTACGCTGAAGTGATCAAAAAGCCTATGGACCTGTCAACAGTTCTATCTAAGATAGACTTCCATCAGTATGGGACAGTCAAAGAGTTTCTCACAGATGTGGATCTCATCTGGCAGAATGCTCTTGAATACAACCCAGATAGAGACCCATCAg ACCGCCAAATCCGCCACAGAGCATGTGCATTGAAGGACAGTGTACATGCTATGATCAGAGAAGAATTAGATGAAGATTTTGAGAAAATTTGCGAGGAGATCAAAGAATCACACAGGACAAgag GTTGCTCAACGACGAGATTTACTCCCTCCTTCTACCATGTCCTTCCCAAACAGCCCAAACCTCCAGCAGAAGCCAACGTCACTGACTTGATCCCACAAAGAGAGCCGAATGGATCCACAGTCACAGCTGTCTCTAATGTAACTGTTGTTGCAACACCCAAAAACGCAG TCCAGAAGAGGAAACGTCGGAAAAAGCGCTGGTCTAATGGCTACATTGCAAAGAAGAAATCTTCTCCTCATGTGTCAAGAGATGATTCACAGTTAGGTTCTGATGAGGACGAAGAAGAtggagaggatgaggatgaaGTTGAGAAGGGAGGAGGAGCGGAGCATCACGAGGATGATGAAGCAGAGAAGGGTCAGTCGGTTGTTGAAACGGAGCCAGAAACTGTTGCACCTCAAGAAGGTAGTTCTGGCCCAAATGCAAAACAGCAGAACAGTCAGGAGGAGGTTGTGCAGCGAGAGGAGATGAAAGCAGCCACTGAAGATGAAGTTGTTCTGTGTGAGAAAGAGGAAACAGAAAATGACAGCCAAGCGCAGAACGAAAAAGACAAAGCTGTCAGTCTTCAGTCAGGACtatctgaaaatgaaaataacagaGGAGATGAGAACCATGAAACTGCCTCTGTGAACATCAACAAGGAcagccacacagagacagagggagatCCCCAGAATACTACAACAGAAGAAACTATCACTCAAAATCAATCCGAAACTCAAATTGTGAGGAGTCAGTCTGCAGAAGAAGAACCAGACAGCAAAATGGTTACAGTAGAGGAAGCAAAGCTGACTCCTGCAGAGCCAATGGAGGTGGACACAACAGAAGCCTTCACTACGGATGCAGCCACCACAGGAGAGACTGACACAGGCACAG AGTGCAACGTGAGGCGAATGACACAGGCTCTGAAAAACtctgtgctgcagcagcagattatCAGCGTGGACAAAGCTGTGCAGGTCCTGGAGCGCGAGACGTGTCCTCTGGTTGTGGACAGAGACAAATTAAAG GAGCTCTTGGAGAGGGTCGTGTCAAGGACTGAAGGCTATGAAGTTTACAAGCTGGAGAAACTCTATGCCCTGCTCTGTCAGAGCATCTACAGACACAGACGAGACTACAATAAAACTGCACTAATACAG GAGTTGGAACAAGAGATTGAAGACTTTTGTTGA
- the atad2 gene encoding ATPase family AAA domain-containing protein 2 isoform X5, which yields MVILRSSSGSGSVGAEPVATTPKRRTVDLDASSEFLSLIPASQRKPARLTRSSRSLNDSFSSPENNSVNGHADLKQEDGSGVHHSPRTRGQRLKLEVSFTDMEPKTSSPMDGDKVEGCCTRKSSRLQRDGKTSSGKQQAEVPDEVEGSSTPKRSRFNLRSRDVEEEEEEEEEDGSVRRSSRITRYKLNSRNQSVLYDRLITNTAEAVLQKMDDMQKMRRRLRSKDTKEELGLYGGRMRSSLRTNAGSKKTEENNQGGGEDDHDEEEEEDGEDDEEEEEEEEEEVVEEEEEDEEEDDEDGEDEEEENQCRYDFRQRKTVVRYQAPQDEPREPRKSSMYFKEHSSPTRRRFRFSSTAPRSPYNRRRPSRSSSDRRRHAIHSSDSTSSSSDDEKFQRRRSKNRSRSVNRCLPMNLVKEDLLGIQKDRMKIGASLADVDPMHIDKTVRFDSIGGLSRHILALKEMVVFPLLYPEVFERFKIQPPRGCLFYGPPGTGKTLVARALANECSQGERKVSFFMRKGADCLSKWVGESERQLRLLFDQAYQMRPSIIFFDEIDGLAPVRSSRQDQIHSSIVSTLLALMDGLDSRGEVVVIGATNRLDSIDPALRRPGRFDREFLFGLPDREARKDILKIHTRQWTPPPSDTFLEELADKCVGYCGADIKAVCSEAALCALRRRYPQIYSSSQKLVLDVNSIVITSKDFMCAMSKMVPAAQRAVVSPAKALIPAICPLLSSTLKNILHTVSRVFPHAEQGLKRRRGQDVACGVSDDDQMFSEEEEDSEVSSSGPTSQSHLKIPAANGLQNLNRSVLSQPTSYRPRLLLEGRPGSGQTSHLAPAVLHALEKFTVYTLDMAVLFGTSATTPEETCAQIFVEAKRTSPSILYIPHIGQWWDTVGSALRATFLSLLSSIPAFSPILLLATCSLHYDQLSMEVQELFRVEYGEVFHIQVPTSKERRDFFEDVIINQAAKAPASRKKAVLHALEVLPVASPPPPRQLTEEESQRLDEQEEDTLRELRLFLRDVTNRLSQDKRFKAFTKPVDLEEVPDYAEVIKKPMDLSTVLSKIDFHQYGTVKEFLTDVDLIWQNALEYNPDRDPSDRQIRHRACALKDSVHAMIREELDEDFEKICEEIKESHRTRGCSTTRFTPSFYHVLPKQPKPPAEANVTDLIPQREPNGSTVTAVSNVTVVATPKNAVQKRKRRKKRWSNGYIAKKKSSPHVSRDDSQLGSDEDEEDGEDEDEVEKGGGAEHHEDDEAEKGQSVVETEPETVAPQEGSSGPNAKQQNSQEEVVQREEMKAATEDEVVLCEKEETENDSQAQNEKDKAVSLQSGLSENENNRGDENHETASVNINKDSHTETEGDPQNTTTEETITQNQSETQIVRSQSAEEEPDSKMVTVEEAKLTPAEPMEVDTTEAFTTDAATTGETDTGTECNVRRMTQALKNSVLQQQIISVDKAVQVLERETCPLVVDRDKLKELLERVVSRTEGYEVYKLEKLYALLCQSIYRHRRDYNKTALIQELEQEIEDFC from the exons ATGGTGATACTAcgcagcagcagcggcagcggCAGCGTCGGAGCTGAGCCGGTGGCGACTACCCCAAAGAGGAGGACGGTTGATCTGGACGCGAGCTCCGAGTTTCTGTCGCTTATTCCCGCGTCTCAGAGAAAGCCCGCTCGGCTCACCCGGTCTTCCCGGTCCCTGAACGACAGCTTTAGTAGCCCTGAAAACAACTCTGTGAAT GGGCATGCTGATCTGAAGCAGGAGGATGGAAGTGGTGTCCATCACTCTCCTAGGACCAGAGGACAAAGGCTTAAACTAGAGGTCTCTTTTACTGACATGGAGCCAAAGACCAGCTCTCCTATGGACGGGGACAAAGTTGAAGGTTGCTGCACCAG GAAATCCTCCAGGCTGCAGAGAGACGGTAAAACATCCAGTGGAAAGCAGCAAGCAG AGGTTCCAGATGAAGTGGAGGGGTCATCCACTCCAAAGAGGAGTCGGTTTAACCTACGGAGCCGAGAtgttgaggaagaggaggaggaggaggaggaagatgggTCAGTGCGGCGAAGCTCTCGAATCACCAGATACAAACTGAATTCCCGGAACCAGTCAGTTCTCTATGACCGCCTCATCACCAA CACTGCTGAAGCTGTTCTCCAAAAGATGGATGACATGCAGAAGATGAGACGCAGGCTGAGGAGCAAAGACACTAAAGAAGAG CTGGGCCTATACGGTGGCAGAATGAGAAGTTCTCTAAGGACAAATGCAGGGAGCAAAAAAACTGAGGAGAATAACCAAG GTGGGGGTGAAGATGAtcatgatgaagaggaggaagaagatggagaagatgatgaggaggaagaggaggaggaggaggaggaggtggtggaggaggaggaggaagacgaagaagaagatgatgaggATGGCgaggatgaggaagaagaaaaccAATGTCGTTATGACTTTCGGCAAAGAAAGACTGTGGTTCGCTACCAGGCCCCACAAGACG AACCCAGAGAGCCCAGAAAGAGCAGCATGTACTTCAAAGAGCACTCATCTCCCACCAGACGCAGGTTCAGATTCAGCTCCACAGCCCCCAGGAGCCCCTACAACAGGAGGAGACCCAGCCG GAGTAGTTCAGATCG AAGGAGACATGCCATCCATAGCAGCGACTCCACATCCTCTTCTTCAGACGATGAGAAGTTCCAGAGACGCAGGAGTAAGAACAGGAGCAGGTCGGTCAACAG ATGTCTGCCAATGAACCTTGTTAAAGAAGACCTGCTGGGGATCCAGAAGGACAGGATGAAGATCGGAGCCAGCCTTGCTGATGTGGACCCCATGCACATAGACAAGACG GTGCGCTTTGACAGCATTGGAGGTTTGAGCAGACACATTTTAGCTCTGAAGGAGATGGTGGTGTTCCCTCTGCTTTACCCAGAGGTCTTTGAGAGGTTCAAGATTCAACCACCaag GGGCTGCCTATTTTACGGTCCTCCTGGCACTGGGAAAACCCTGGTTGCCAGAGCTCTGGCCAATGAGTGCAGTCAGGGAGAAAGAAAGGTTTCATTCTTTATGAGGAAGGGAGCCGACTGTCTTAGTAAGTGGGTGGGAGAATCTGAGAGACAGTTACGACTACTGTTTGACCAG GCTTATCAGATgcgtccatccatcatcttctttGATGAAATTGATGGTTTGGCTCCTGTCAGGTCCAGCCGCCAGGACCAGATCCACAG TTCAATTGTGTCGACCCTCCTGGCTCTGATGGATGGAttggacagcagaggagaagTTGTGGTTATTGGAGCTACAAACAGACTGGACTCCATCGACCCAGCTCTGAGAAGACCGGGACGGTTTGATAGAGAGTTCCTCTTTGGCCTGCCAGACCGAGAA GCAAGAAAGGACATTTTGAAGATCCACACAAGACAATGGACTCCTCCGCCCTCTGACACTTTCCTGGAGGAACTTGCTGATAAATGTGTCG GGTATTGTGGAGCAGATATCAAGGCAGTGTGTTCAGAGGCAGCCCTGTGTGCTCTGCGACGTCGCTACCCACAGATCTACTCGTCGTCACAGAAACTTGTACTGGATGTGAACTCCATTGTCATCACTAGCAAAGACTTTATGTGCGCAATGTCCAAGATGGTGCCGGCTGCCCAGAG GGCAGTTGTGTCACCAGCTAAAGCCTTGATACCTGCCATCTGTCCTCTGCTGAGCTCCACCTTGAAGAACATCCTCCACACAGTCAGCAGAGTGTTCCCACATGCTGAGCAGGGCttaaagaggaggagaggacaaG aTGTGGCCTGTGGAGTGTCTGATGATGACCAGATGTTTAGTGAGGAGGAAGAAGACTCTGAGGTCTCCTCCAGTGGACCGACCTCTCAGTCTCACCTCAAAATACCTGCTGCTAATGGCCTCCAGAACCTCAACAG AAGCGTGTTGAGCCAGCCGACCTCCTACCGTCCCAGGCTTCTGCTGGAGGGCAGACCAGGCTCAGGTCAGACCTCCCATTTGGCTCCTGCTGTTCTCCATGCCCTGGAAAAATTCACCGTGTACACTCTGGACATGGCTGTGCTGTTTGGAACCAGTGCTACGACCCCTGAGGAAACCTGTGCGCAG ATTTTTGTTGAAGCCAAGCGCACATCTCCCAGTATCCTGTACATCCCCCACATTGGACAGTGGTGGGACACAGTGGGTTCTGCCTTAAGAGCTACCTTCTTGAGCCTCCTTAGCTCCATCCCCGCCTTCTCTCCTATTCTGCTGTTGGCTACATGCAGCCTCCATTATGACCAACTCAGTATGGAG GTGCAGGAGTTGTTTCGGGTTGAATATGGAGAGGTTTTTCATATCCAGGTCCCCACCAGCAAGGAGAGACGGGACTTCTTTGAGGATGTAATTATCAACCAGGCTGCAAAAGCCCCTGCCTCAAGAAAGAAAGCTG TGCTCCATGCTTTGGAGGTGCTTCCAGTTGCCTCTCCACCTCCCCCACGCCAGCTAACAGAAGAGGAGAGCCAGCGATTGGACGAGCAAGAAGAAGACACCCTCAGGGAACTTCGTCTCTTTTTGCGTGATGTCACAAATCGCCTGTCCCAAGATAAACGTTTCAAAGCTTTTACAAAGCCTGTGGATTTAGAGGAG GTTCCAGATTACGCTGAAGTGATCAAAAAGCCTATGGACCTGTCAACAGTTCTATCTAAGATAGACTTCCATCAGTATGGGACAGTCAAAGAGTTTCTCACAGATGTGGATCTCATCTGGCAGAATGCTCTTGAATACAACCCAGATAGAGACCCATCAg ACCGCCAAATCCGCCACAGAGCATGTGCATTGAAGGACAGTGTACATGCTATGATCAGAGAAGAATTAGATGAAGATTTTGAGAAAATTTGCGAGGAGATCAAAGAATCACACAGGACAAgag GTTGCTCAACGACGAGATTTACTCCCTCCTTCTACCATGTCCTTCCCAAACAGCCCAAACCTCCAGCAGAAGCCAACGTCACTGACTTGATCCCACAAAGAGAGCCGAATGGATCCACAGTCACAGCTGTCTCTAATGTAACTGTTGTTGCAACACCCAAAAACGCAG TCCAGAAGAGGAAACGTCGGAAAAAGCGCTGGTCTAATGGCTACATTGCAAAGAAGAAATCTTCTCCTCATGTGTCAAGAGATGATTCACAGTTAGGTTCTGATGAGGACGAAGAAGAtggagaggatgaggatgaaGTTGAGAAGGGAGGAGGAGCGGAGCATCACGAGGATGATGAAGCAGAGAAGGGTCAGTCGGTTGTTGAAACGGAGCCAGAAACTGTTGCACCTCAAGAAGGTAGTTCTGGCCCAAATGCAAAACAGCAGAACAGTCAGGAGGAGGTTGTGCAGCGAGAGGAGATGAAAGCAGCCACTGAAGATGAAGTTGTTCTGTGTGAGAAAGAGGAAACAGAAAATGACAGCCAAGCGCAGAACGAAAAAGACAAAGCTGTCAGTCTTCAGTCAGGACtatctgaaaatgaaaataacagaGGAGATGAGAACCATGAAACTGCCTCTGTGAACATCAACAAGGAcagccacacagagacagagggagatCCCCAGAATACTACAACAGAAGAAACTATCACTCAAAATCAATCCGAAACTCAAATTGTGAGGAGTCAGTCTGCAGAAGAAGAACCAGACAGCAAAATGGTTACAGTAGAGGAAGCAAAGCTGACTCCTGCAGAGCCAATGGAGGTGGACACAACAGAAGCCTTCACTACGGATGCAGCCACCACAGGAGAGACTGACACAGGCACAG AGTGCAACGTGAGGCGAATGACACAGGCTCTGAAAAACtctgtgctgcagcagcagattatCAGCGTGGACAAAGCTGTGCAGGTCCTGGAGCGCGAGACGTGTCCTCTGGTTGTGGACAGAGACAAATTAAAG GAGCTCTTGGAGAGGGTCGTGTCAAGGACTGAAGGCTATGAAGTTTACAAGCTGGAGAAACTCTATGCCCTGCTCTGTCAGAGCATCTACAGACACAGACGAGACTACAATAAAACTGCACTAATACAG GAGTTGGAACAAGAGATTGAAGACTTTTGTTGA